Proteins encoded by one window of Acidipropionibacterium virtanenii:
- a CDS encoding HU family DNA-binding protein, producing MTKSELIKAIAKQASLTEAQTNEAVKALTDVITDALAKGDKIQLPGLLTAETVERPARNGRNPRTGESMTIPAHKAVKLSASSTLKKAVSD from the coding sequence ATGACCAAGTCCGAGCTCATCAAGGCTATTGCCAAGCAGGCGTCTCTCACTGAGGCGCAGACCAATGAGGCCGTCAAGGCTCTCACCGACGTGATCACCGACGCTCTGGCCAAGGGCGACAAGATCCAGCTTCCCGGCCTGCTCACCGCCGAGACCGTCGAGCGCCCGGCCCGTAACGGCCGCAATCCTCGTACCGGTGAGTCCATGACGATTCCCGCCCACAAGGCGGTGAAGCTGTCGGCCTCCAGCACGCTGAAGAAGGCCGTCTCCGACTGA
- a CDS encoding nicotinate phosphoribosyltransferase, giving the protein MSTALLTDHYELTMVEAAMRAGTAWRRCVFELFSRRLPEGRRYGVVAGVGRMLEALEEFRFDPAEIDFLAGRGIVSREMADWLAGYRFTGSVHGYAEGDLYFPGSPLLTVEGSFAEACILETLLLSIYNHDSAIASAASRMVMMAEGRPIIEMGSRRTHEEAAVAAARAAWITGFGPTSNLAAGMRYGVPTSGTAAHSFTLLHDSEEAAFAAQLETFGGQTTLLVDTYDIDAAVRTGVRLTDGQLGAVRIDSGDLAIVARQVRDLLDDLGATKTRIIVTSDLDEWQIAALRGAPVDGFGVGTSLVTGSGAPTCSFVYKLVARAASDDPEAPLVPVAKKSSHKSTVGGRKYALRRLGPDGIATAEVVGVGQPPTADHDDRDLIVPLVVDGTVVGAEPLEAARARHQAAMQELPLSGRRISRGDQAIPTIMVHHGSDGSDAVLGGGLEL; this is encoded by the coding sequence ATGTCGACCGCACTGCTCACTGACCACTACGAACTCACCATGGTGGAGGCTGCGATGAGGGCGGGGACCGCCTGGCGCAGGTGCGTCTTCGAACTGTTCTCCCGACGCCTCCCCGAGGGACGCCGCTACGGCGTGGTCGCCGGAGTGGGTCGAATGCTCGAGGCGCTGGAGGAGTTCCGCTTCGATCCGGCAGAGATCGACTTCCTGGCCGGGCGAGGCATCGTGAGCCGTGAGATGGCCGACTGGCTGGCGGGCTACCGGTTCACCGGATCGGTCCACGGATATGCCGAGGGGGACCTGTACTTCCCGGGTTCCCCGCTGCTCACCGTGGAGGGCAGCTTCGCCGAGGCCTGCATACTCGAGACCCTGCTGCTGAGCATCTACAACCACGACTCGGCGATCGCCTCCGCGGCCTCCCGGATGGTGATGATGGCCGAAGGGCGCCCGATCATCGAGATGGGCTCGCGGCGCACTCACGAGGAGGCCGCGGTCGCCGCCGCGCGAGCCGCCTGGATCACCGGTTTCGGGCCCACCTCGAATCTGGCCGCCGGGATGCGATACGGGGTCCCCACCTCAGGTACCGCGGCGCACTCCTTCACCCTGCTGCACGACTCGGAGGAGGCGGCCTTCGCGGCACAGTTGGAGACCTTCGGCGGCCAGACCACCCTTCTGGTCGACACCTACGACATCGACGCCGCGGTCCGCACCGGCGTGAGACTGACCGACGGGCAGCTCGGCGCAGTACGGATCGACTCGGGAGACCTCGCGATCGTGGCCCGTCAGGTCCGCGACCTGCTCGACGATCTGGGGGCCACGAAGACCCGCATCATTGTCACCAGCGATCTCGACGAGTGGCAGATCGCGGCGCTGCGCGGCGCACCGGTGGACGGTTTCGGAGTCGGTACCTCGCTGGTGACCGGATCGGGTGCCCCGACCTGCAGCTTCGTCTACAAGCTGGTGGCCCGGGCCGCCTCCGACGACCCGGAGGCTCCGCTCGTCCCGGTCGCCAAGAAGTCCTCCCACAAGTCGACGGTCGGGGGACGGAAGTACGCACTGCGCCGGCTGGGACCCGACGGCATCGCCACGGCCGAGGTGGTCGGGGTCGGGCAGCCGCCGACCGCTGACCACGACGACCGCGATCTCATCGTCCCGCTGGTCGTCGACGGCACGGTTGTGGGCGCCGAACCGCTGGAGGCCGCGCGGGCGCGCCACCAGGCCGCGATGCAGGAGCTGCCGCTCTCGGGACGGCGCATCTCCAGGGGGGATCAGGCCATTCCCACCATCATGGTGCACCACGGATCCGATGGATCCGACGCCGTTCTCGGCGGTGGACTCGAGCTCTGA
- the clpS gene encoding ATP-dependent Clp protease adapter ClpS, with the protein MFDPVVVGPQCSLPAGEPVTERLTAGEPAWATVVWDDPVNLMSYVARVFATYFGYSRAKANDLMITVHNEGSAVVASGPKERMETAVAAMHSYGLWATLSRMDQ; encoded by the coding sequence ATGTTCGATCCCGTCGTCGTCGGCCCGCAGTGTTCGCTGCCCGCCGGGGAACCCGTCACCGAGAGGCTCACCGCTGGCGAGCCCGCCTGGGCGACCGTGGTGTGGGACGATCCTGTCAACCTGATGAGCTATGTGGCACGGGTCTTCGCCACGTATTTCGGATATTCACGGGCCAAGGCCAATGACCTCATGATCACCGTTCACAACGAGGGGAGCGCGGTCGTGGCCAGCGGCCCCAAGGAGAGGATGGAGACCGCGGTGGCGGCGATGCACTCCTACGGACTGTGGGCGACCCTCAGCAGGATGGACCAGTGA
- a CDS encoding DUF2017 family protein: protein MRITAGEPPWVLEFEPEETWMLGVLLDIYESLVNGEETDEARPFDPQDPAGLKGAVHQSEPSDPFDFWEADIGEEAGSEAQEDPATHRLFPDAYPDDPQASAEFRRFTAAGQRRERLDQILDVRVDLDVLSSQPLTMQPERVEYWLRTINAIRLVLATRLGIVDETSAEQAEQAAVDDPSDVIYPAYEWLGVLIEMLVEVSWE from the coding sequence ATGAGGATCACTGCGGGCGAGCCTCCGTGGGTTCTGGAGTTCGAGCCCGAGGAGACCTGGATGCTCGGGGTCCTGCTCGACATCTACGAGTCCCTGGTCAACGGCGAGGAGACCGATGAGGCGCGGCCCTTCGATCCCCAGGATCCCGCCGGGCTGAAGGGAGCCGTGCACCAGAGTGAACCCAGTGACCCCTTCGACTTCTGGGAGGCCGATATCGGCGAGGAGGCCGGCTCGGAGGCGCAGGAGGATCCGGCGACGCATCGGCTCTTCCCCGACGCCTACCCCGACGATCCGCAGGCGAGTGCGGAGTTCCGCCGGTTCACCGCTGCCGGCCAGCGACGGGAGCGGCTCGATCAGATCCTCGATGTGCGGGTGGATCTGGACGTGCTGTCGAGCCAGCCGCTGACGATGCAGCCCGAGCGCGTCGAGTACTGGCTGAGGACGATCAACGCGATCCGTCTGGTCCTGGCCACCCGGCTGGGGATCGTCGACGAGACCTCTGCCGAACAGGCCGAACAGGCCGCTGTCGATGACCCCTCCGACGTCATCTACCCCGCCTACGAGTGGCTCGGCGTGCTCATCGAGATGCTCGTCGAGGTGAGCTGGGAATAG
- a CDS encoding FeoA family protein, whose protein sequence is MSSSATGIPGDPESVLDLRPVDESLASCVVDEERVLVRAEGDLRMRRRLAALGLRRGAPVTLMMRTAGGGAVVSVAGSRIALDRSMLRSLHISTGEVA, encoded by the coding sequence ATGAGTTCGAGTGCAACCGGGATTCCCGGTGATCCTGAGTCTGTGCTGGATCTGAGACCGGTCGACGAGTCGTTGGCGTCCTGCGTTGTCGACGAGGAACGGGTGCTGGTGCGTGCCGAGGGGGACCTGCGGATGCGCAGGCGCCTGGCGGCGCTGGGGCTGCGGCGCGGCGCTCCGGTGACTCTGATGATGCGGACCGCCGGGGGAGGCGCCGTCGTCTCAGTGGCAGGATCGCGGATAGCGCTGGACCGTTCGATGCTGCGTAGCCTGCATATCTCGACAGGAGAGGTCGCATGA
- the feoB gene encoding ferrous iron transport protein B — protein MSPKVAEDATRELTGRAHRPVMSAKACCSDGPDETAAGAPVVALAGAPNVGKSTLFNLLTGAGVSMGNWPGTTVSVSRGVWRTRHTQGAPVEIDCSCAEGECHCDHIAGHDRDLTLIDLPGAYSVDPMSPDEALTRALLVDCPPSEAPDLVVVVADAAHLARSLYLVAQLRELPLRVIVALTMVDVARRHGIEVDTWALSEGLGVPVVALDPRRRHGEQTLAMAVRRELDDLPPCPREIALGDELLAVVAGRELDEDAEMAREDERFSFIESVVASGTTSSGEDRRTMSDRIDRWVTHKVFGPLIFAAVMWAVFQITTTVAAPFQDWLDGFFSGSVSDWAHSGLAAVGLGDSWVNGLVVDGLIAGVGTVLTFAPLMALMFILLAVLEDSGYMARAAVVTDRMMRAIGLPGRAFIPLIVGFGCNVPAISATRALPQARQRILTSLLVPFTSCTARLTVYVMLASTFFPGMAGTVCFIMYVISILLVVLVGLLLRRTLWRTMGSEPLVLDLPPYQVPTARLTAAVTWMRLKGFLRTASGIIVVAVAAVWLLQSIPVGGHAGFGEAAPEDSAFGVGAQAVAPAFEPAGFGSWQTSSALVVGFVAKEAVLSSWAQTYAVDDPEETGQEEPLQQKITQSFEQSSEGHTYPAVWAFLFFMLSYTPCVATLATQKREIGLGWTMFGLVLQLAIAWVGAVTIFQIGSLLW, from the coding sequence ATGAGCCCCAAGGTGGCGGAGGACGCCACCCGGGAGCTGACCGGCCGGGCCCACAGGCCCGTGATGTCCGCCAAGGCCTGCTGCTCCGACGGCCCCGACGAGACTGCCGCCGGAGCTCCCGTCGTCGCTCTGGCCGGCGCACCGAATGTCGGCAAGTCAACCCTGTTCAACCTGTTGACCGGGGCCGGGGTGAGCATGGGCAACTGGCCCGGCACCACCGTCTCGGTCTCGCGGGGAGTCTGGCGCACGCGCCACACCCAGGGCGCACCGGTCGAGATCGACTGCTCCTGCGCGGAGGGCGAGTGCCACTGCGACCACATCGCCGGCCACGACCGCGATCTGACCCTCATCGATCTTCCCGGCGCCTACAGCGTCGATCCGATGAGCCCCGATGAGGCGCTCACCCGTGCCCTGCTGGTCGACTGCCCTCCTTCGGAGGCGCCCGATCTGGTGGTGGTCGTCGCCGATGCCGCGCACCTGGCCCGCAGCCTCTATCTGGTCGCCCAGCTGCGCGAGCTCCCGCTGCGGGTGATTGTGGCGCTGACCATGGTGGACGTCGCCCGGCGCCACGGCATCGAGGTGGACACCTGGGCCCTGTCGGAGGGCCTCGGTGTCCCGGTGGTCGCCCTGGATCCCCGCCGTCGTCACGGTGAGCAGACGCTGGCGATGGCCGTGCGACGCGAGCTCGACGACCTGCCGCCCTGCCCTCGCGAGATCGCCCTCGGTGACGAGCTTCTGGCCGTCGTCGCCGGGCGCGAGCTCGACGAGGACGCCGAGATGGCCCGCGAGGACGAGAGGTTCTCCTTCATCGAGTCGGTGGTCGCCTCGGGCACCACCTCCTCGGGTGAGGACCGGCGGACCATGTCGGACCGGATCGACCGATGGGTGACCCACAAGGTCTTCGGGCCGCTGATCTTCGCCGCCGTGATGTGGGCGGTCTTCCAGATCACCACAACGGTGGCGGCACCGTTCCAGGACTGGCTGGACGGCTTCTTCTCGGGGTCGGTCTCCGACTGGGCGCACTCGGGCCTCGCCGCGGTCGGGCTGGGCGACAGCTGGGTGAACGGGCTGGTGGTCGACGGCCTCATCGCCGGAGTGGGCACCGTGCTGACCTTCGCGCCGCTGATGGCCCTCATGTTCATCCTGCTGGCCGTCCTGGAGGACTCCGGCTACATGGCGCGCGCCGCGGTGGTCACCGACCGGATGATGCGCGCCATCGGTCTGCCGGGCCGGGCCTTCATCCCGCTGATCGTCGGCTTCGGCTGCAATGTTCCGGCGATCTCGGCCACCCGGGCGCTGCCCCAGGCGCGCCAGCGGATCCTCACCTCGCTGCTGGTGCCCTTCACCTCCTGCACCGCCCGCCTCACCGTCTATGTGATGCTGGCCAGCACATTCTTCCCCGGGATGGCGGGAACGGTGTGCTTCATCATGTACGTCATCTCGATACTGCTGGTGGTGCTGGTCGGGCTCCTGCTGCGCAGGACCCTGTGGCGCACCATGGGCTCCGAGCCCCTGGTGCTCGACCTGCCGCCCTACCAGGTGCCGACCGCGAGGCTGACCGCCGCCGTCACCTGGATGCGGCTCAAGGGATTCCTGAGGACCGCCTCCGGAATCATCGTCGTGGCCGTCGCCGCCGTGTGGCTGCTGCAGTCCATCCCGGTCGGCGGCCATGCCGGCTTCGGCGAGGCCGCTCCCGAGGACTCGGCCTTCGGGGTCGGGGCCCAGGCGGTGGCCCCGGCCTTCGAGCCGGCCGGATTCGGCTCCTGGCAGACCTCCTCGGCCCTGGTCGTCGGCTTCGTCGCCAAGGAGGCCGTGCTGTCCTCGTGGGCGCAGACCTACGCGGTCGACGATCCGGAGGAGACCGGCCAGGAGGAGCCGCTGCAGCAGAAGATCACGCAGTCCTTCGAGCAGAGCTCCGAGGGCCACACCTATCCGGCCGTCTGGGCCTTCCTGTTCTTCATGCTCTCGTACACGCCGTGCGTGGCAACCCTGGCCACCCAGAAGCGAGAGATCGGCCTGGGCTGGACGATGTTCGGGCTGGTCCTGCAGCTGGCCATCGCCTGGGTCGGTGCGGTGACCATCTTCCAGATCGGAAGCCTGCTGTGGTGA
- a CDS encoding FeoC-like transcriptional regulator, whose amino-acid sequence MTSAAAAVVAGPPARPRSGGPLSQVLSAFREGAGSLDQIAERTGLPGTIVRTSVGHLIRMGRIQAKELSAGCPGGGCSSCASATAEGTPGCGAAGPSPLRRGPVLVELRLR is encoded by the coding sequence GTGACGTCGGCCGCCGCAGCGGTAGTGGCCGGTCCTCCCGCCCGGCCTCGTTCCGGGGGGCCGCTCAGCCAGGTGCTGTCAGCCTTCCGGGAGGGTGCCGGCTCCTTGGACCAGATCGCCGAGCGGACGGGTCTGCCGGGGACCATCGTGCGCACCAGCGTCGGACATCTCATCAGGATGGGCCGGATCCAGGCCAAGGAGCTGTCCGCGGGCTGCCCGGGCGGCGGCTGCTCGTCGTGCGCGTCGGCGACCGCCGAGGGCACCCCGGGGTGCGGCGCCGCCGGACCGTCTCCGCTGCGTCGCGGACCTGTCCTGGTGGAGCTGAGGCTGCGTTGA
- the murI gene encoding glutamate racemase — protein sequence MSDESPSGVVESPIGIFDSGFGGLTVARAAVDLMPNEDIVYLGDTARAPYGQKRIAQVREYALQCLDRLDFHGVKALVIACNTASSAVLRDARERYDVPVIDVIMPAARRASLATRNGRIGVICTEATARSRSYEDALAAVPGISLTTTPCPRFVEYVERGITGGPELEELARRYLEPIREAGCDTLILGCTHYPLLAGLITLLLGEEVTLISSSEECARASYTALTRRGILHTGPREPSRYFLTTGNAEKFERLGRRLMQGFVHDVHRVGMDEPPAPLGDLAVVKS from the coding sequence GTGAGTGATGAGAGTCCTTCCGGCGTCGTCGAGTCCCCGATCGGGATCTTCGACTCCGGATTCGGAGGGCTGACGGTGGCTCGCGCCGCCGTGGACCTGATGCCCAATGAGGACATCGTCTATCTCGGCGACACCGCGCGGGCGCCGTACGGGCAGAAGCGCATCGCCCAGGTGCGCGAGTACGCCCTGCAGTGTCTGGACAGGCTGGACTTCCACGGCGTCAAGGCCCTGGTCATCGCCTGCAACACCGCCTCGTCGGCCGTGCTCCGCGACGCCAGGGAGCGCTATGACGTGCCCGTCATCGACGTCATCATGCCCGCCGCCAGACGCGCGTCGTTGGCCACCCGCAACGGCCGGATCGGCGTCATCTGCACCGAGGCGACAGCACGGTCGCGGTCCTACGAGGACGCCCTGGCCGCGGTGCCCGGGATCTCCCTGACGACCACTCCCTGCCCGCGTTTCGTCGAGTACGTGGAACGCGGCATCACCGGCGGCCCTGAACTGGAGGAGCTGGCCAGGCGATACCTGGAACCGATCCGCGAGGCCGGCTGCGACACCCTCATCCTCGGGTGTACCCACTACCCGCTGCTGGCCGGGCTCATCACCCTGCTGCTGGGCGAGGAGGTCACCCTCATCTCCTCCTCCGAGGAGTGCGCGCGGGCCTCCTACACCGCACTGACCAGGCGGGGCATTCTGCACACCGGGCCGCGAGAACCCAGCCGGTACTTCCTCACCACCGGAAACGCGGAGAAGTTCGAGAGGCTGGGACGCCGCCTCATGCAGGGTTTCGTCCACGACGTCCACCGGGTCGGGATGGACGAGCCGCCTGCGCCGCTGGGCGATCTGGCCGTCGTCAAGTCCTGA
- the rph gene encoding ribonuclease PH, which yields MSELSSQTRIDGRALDQLREVTIKRSWLSQAEGSVLVSFGRTTVLCNASVTEGVPRWRRGSGLGWVTSEYEMLPRATNDRSPRESRRGKIGGRTHEISRLVGRSLRAVIDYKALGENTIVVDCDVLQADGGTRTASITGGFVALWDAIGWLRERGSLVGEPLTGSVQAISAGIVGGVPMLDLAYEEDSSADTDMNIVMSGSGDFIEIQGTAEGQPFDRALLGRLLDLGTKGCAELKAAQEAALGVSL from the coding sequence GTGAGTGAACTTTCATCCCAGACCCGCATCGACGGCCGCGCCCTGGACCAGCTGAGGGAGGTCACCATCAAGCGCTCCTGGCTGTCCCAGGCCGAAGGTTCGGTGCTGGTGAGCTTCGGGCGCACCACTGTGCTGTGCAATGCCTCGGTGACCGAGGGCGTTCCGCGCTGGCGCAGGGGTTCGGGGCTGGGCTGGGTGACGTCGGAGTACGAGATGCTGCCCCGGGCGACCAATGACCGCAGCCCCAGGGAGTCCCGCAGGGGCAAGATCGGGGGGCGCACCCATGAGATCTCCCGGCTGGTGGGCCGTTCGTTGAGAGCCGTGATCGATTACAAGGCGCTGGGCGAGAACACCATCGTGGTGGACTGCGACGTGCTGCAGGCCGATGGCGGTACCCGCACCGCCTCCATCACCGGGGGTTTCGTGGCCCTGTGGGATGCGATCGGATGGCTGCGCGAGCGCGGCTCCCTGGTCGGCGAGCCGCTGACCGGATCGGTGCAGGCGATCAGCGCCGGCATCGTCGGGGGAGTCCCGATGCTCGACCTGGCCTACGAGGAGGACTCCTCGGCCGACACCGACATGAACATCGTGATGTCCGGCTCGGGGGACTTCATCGAGATCCAGGGAACCGCCGAGGGACAGCCCTTCGACCGGGCCCTGCTCGGCCGGCTGCTGGATCTGGGCACCAAGGGATGCGCCGAGCTCAAGGCCGCTCAGGAGGCCGCGCTGGGGGTGTCGCTGTGA
- a CDS encoding non-canonical purine NTP pyrophosphatase, with amino-acid sequence MSRVVLASHNRAKLAELQRVFEAAGSDVEIVGLSDVASYEPPEETGTTFVDNALIKAREAVARTGLPALADDSGIEVDALNRMPGIRSARWSGPQATDEKNLRLLLDQTFDLPPERCTARFVCAMAFVGVDGAVITRTATMEGRVIGQPRGHNGFGYDPMFVPDDQDGELTSAEMTPAQKDAISHRGQAVRAIVPEVVAQVTGPRTDEGRA; translated from the coding sequence GTGAGCCGCGTGGTCCTGGCCTCGCACAACCGGGCGAAACTGGCCGAGCTGCAGCGGGTCTTCGAGGCCGCCGGATCCGACGTCGAGATCGTGGGACTGTCCGACGTGGCGTCCTACGAGCCTCCCGAGGAGACCGGGACCACCTTCGTCGACAACGCCCTCATCAAGGCCCGCGAGGCCGTGGCGCGGACCGGGCTGCCGGCTCTGGCCGACGACTCCGGCATCGAGGTGGACGCGCTCAACCGGATGCCCGGTATCCGTTCGGCCCGCTGGTCGGGCCCGCAGGCCACCGATGAGAAGAACCTGCGGCTGTTGCTCGACCAGACCTTCGATCTGCCTCCCGAGCGGTGCACCGCTCGGTTCGTGTGTGCGATGGCCTTCGTCGGGGTCGACGGCGCCGTCATCACCCGCACCGCGACCATGGAGGGACGGGTCATCGGGCAGCCCCGTGGGCACAACGGCTTCGGCTACGACCCGATGTTCGTGCCCGATGACCAGGACGGGGAGCTCACCAGCGCCGAGATGACTCCCGCCCAGAAGGACGCGATCAGCCACCGCGGCCAGGCCGTGAGGGCGATCGTCCCCGAGGTGGTCGCCCAGGTGACGGGCCCCCGGACCGACGAGGGGAGGGCCTGA
- a CDS encoding thymidylate synthase → MQQYLDLLRRILDEGTRRPDRTGTGTQSVFGHQMRFDLREGFPLLTTKRIYTRAVFGELLWFLRGDTNIGWLHENNIHIWDEWADENGDLGPVYGAQWRSWPGPDGGVIDQIAKVIEQIRTDPWSRRHIVSAWNPAEVDEMALPPCHTLFQFYVTADEAGEPAWLSCQLYQRSGDTFIGVPFNIASYALLTHLVAQVTGLRAREFIHTIGDAHIYLNHLDQVHEQLSRTPRPLPRLVLNPDVDSIDAFELSDISVEGYDPYPAIKAPIAV, encoded by the coding sequence ATGCAGCAGTATCTGGACCTGCTGCGCCGGATCCTCGACGAGGGCACCAGGCGCCCCGATCGCACCGGCACCGGGACGCAGAGTGTCTTCGGCCACCAGATGCGCTTCGACCTGCGCGAGGGCTTCCCGCTGCTGACCACCAAGAGGATCTACACCCGGGCGGTCTTCGGGGAACTGCTGTGGTTCCTGCGCGGGGACACCAATATCGGCTGGCTGCACGAGAACAACATCCACATCTGGGACGAGTGGGCCGACGAGAACGGCGATCTCGGCCCGGTCTACGGGGCGCAGTGGCGCTCCTGGCCCGGTCCCGACGGCGGGGTCATCGATCAGATCGCCAAGGTCATCGAGCAGATCCGTACCGATCCGTGGTCGCGGCGTCACATCGTCAGCGCCTGGAACCCGGCCGAGGTCGACGAGATGGCGCTGCCGCCCTGCCACACGCTGTTCCAGTTCTACGTGACCGCCGACGAGGCGGGGGAGCCCGCATGGCTGTCCTGTCAGCTGTACCAGCGCAGCGGCGACACCTTCATCGGGGTGCCGTTCAACATCGCCTCCTACGCACTGCTGACCCACCTGGTGGCCCAGGTGACCGGGCTGAGGGCCCGCGAGTTCATCCACACGATCGGCGACGCCCACATCTACCTCAACCATCTCGACCAGGTGCATGAGCAGCTGTCGCGGACCCCCCGCCCGCTGCCCAGGCTGGTGCTGAACCCCGACGTCGACTCCATCGACGCCTTCGAGCTGTCCGACATCAGCGTCGAGGGGTACGACCCCTATCCGGCCATCAAGGCCCCGATCGCGGTATGA
- a CDS encoding dihydrofolate reductase, giving the protein MQVIAIAAVADNGVIGSGEDMLWHIGEDFRRFKQVTMGHTLVFGRRTFEQIGKLPGRRHIVCTRDPDWSAEGVDVAFSVPRAVEMARAAGEDICFIAGGAQIYAAAMELCTGLDITAVHRSPEGAARFPEIAASRWREVSRNRRDGFDFVQFRPLESRSEG; this is encoded by the coding sequence ATGCAGGTGATCGCCATCGCGGCCGTGGCCGACAACGGCGTCATCGGCTCGGGCGAGGACATGCTGTGGCACATCGGCGAGGACTTCCGCCGCTTCAAGCAGGTGACGATGGGCCACACCCTGGTCTTCGGACGTCGGACCTTCGAGCAGATCGGGAAGCTTCCGGGACGTCGCCACATCGTCTGCACCCGGGATCCTGACTGGTCCGCCGAGGGGGTCGACGTCGCCTTCTCGGTGCCGCGGGCCGTCGAGATGGCGAGGGCGGCGGGCGAGGACATCTGCTTCATCGCCGGTGGGGCGCAGATCTACGCCGCGGCCATGGAACTGTGCACCGGTCTGGACATCACGGCCGTGCACCGGAGCCCCGAGGGCGCCGCACGATTCCCCGAGATCGCCGCGTCCCGGTGGCGCGAGGTCTCGCGGAACCGGCGAGACGGGTTCGACTTCGTGCAGTTCAGGCCGCTCGAGAGCCGATCCGAGGGCTGA
- a CDS encoding DNA polymerase IV has translation MRPRASVLHLDMDAFFASVEQRDKPSLAGRAVIVGGTGGRGVVSTASYEARVFGVHSAMSSAQARHLAPNAAFLSGRFEAYRESSRVVMATLRQLSPLVEPLSLDEAFVDLEQADLDVADEEAVHELAVWLRAEIARRTEGLSCSVGAGTSKFMAKVASELAKPSRGHLDQVAVIAPGTEEDVIGPLPARAIPGVGPVAAAKLDKLGMRTVADVRAAGPEELIRELGQAWGSALVNLSRARDDRPVQASRQAKSISVEDTFEHDLTDRAECARIIERDAALVCARLQRSGQFARTVTLKAKMADFTTWTRSATLEGATDSVETVRRTARHLLEGLDLREGVRLLGVGVSNFTVAAQEELFAVDETGELLERLPAEDEDAAVEGGEAVSGPFGRRASFDEGTVRRWRPGTDVEHDEWGRGWVWGSGRGVVTVRFEYRGSGVGRVRSFKADDPELRPAAPLPLAWTLAHPTVREEDREVSAEDD, from the coding sequence GTGCGGCCGCGCGCATCCGTCCTGCATCTGGACATGGATGCCTTCTTCGCCTCGGTGGAGCAGCGCGACAAGCCGTCGCTCGCGGGTCGGGCCGTCATCGTCGGCGGTACCGGAGGGCGCGGTGTGGTCTCCACCGCCTCCTACGAGGCTCGCGTCTTCGGCGTGCACTCGGCGATGTCCAGCGCCCAGGCCCGCCACCTGGCACCGAATGCGGCCTTCCTGTCGGGGCGGTTCGAGGCCTATCGGGAATCGAGCCGGGTGGTGATGGCGACCCTGCGCCAGCTCTCCCCGCTGGTGGAGCCGCTGAGTCTGGACGAGGCCTTCGTCGACCTCGAGCAGGCGGATCTTGATGTGGCCGACGAGGAGGCCGTCCACGAATTGGCGGTGTGGTTGCGCGCCGAGATCGCCCGGCGCACGGAGGGGCTGAGTTGTTCGGTGGGCGCCGGGACGAGCAAGTTCATGGCGAAGGTGGCCTCCGAACTCGCCAAGCCCTCCAGAGGCCATCTGGATCAGGTTGCGGTGATCGCACCCGGTACCGAGGAGGACGTCATCGGCCCGTTGCCCGCCCGTGCTATCCCCGGTGTGGGACCGGTGGCGGCCGCCAAACTCGACAAGCTCGGGATGCGCACGGTCGCCGATGTGAGGGCGGCCGGGCCCGAAGAACTGATCCGTGAGCTGGGTCAGGCCTGGGGGAGCGCCCTGGTGAACCTGTCACGGGCCCGCGACGACCGGCCGGTGCAGGCCTCCAGGCAGGCGAAGTCGATCTCGGTGGAGGACACCTTCGAGCACGACCTCACCGATCGGGCCGAGTGCGCGCGGATCATCGAGCGGGATGCGGCCCTGGTCTGCGCCAGGCTCCAGCGCTCCGGGCAGTTCGCCCGCACTGTGACCCTCAAGGCGAAGATGGCCGACTTCACCACGTGGACCCGGTCGGCGACCCTGGAGGGTGCCACCGACTCCGTGGAGACGGTCCGCCGGACGGCCCGTCACCTGCTCGAGGGGCTCGATCTGCGCGAGGGCGTGCGGCTGCTCGGGGTGGGCGTGTCTAACTTCACGGTGGCCGCCCAGGAGGAGCTCTTCGCCGTCGACGAGACGGGGGAGCTTCTGGAGCGGCTGCCGGCCGAAGATGAGGACGCCGCCGTGGAGGGTGGGGAGGCGGTGTCGGGGCCGTTCGGCAGGCGAGCCTCCTTCGACGAGGGGACGGTGCGACGATGGCGTCCCGGAACCGATGTGGAGCACGACGAGTGGGGCCGCGGCTGGGTGTGGGGATCGGGACGCGGCGTGGTGACGGTGCGTTTCGAGTACCGGGGCAGCGGGGTCGGACGGGTGAGGTCGTTCAAGGCCGACGATCCGGAACTGCGACCTGCCGCGCCGCTGCCACTGGCCTGGACGCTGGCGCATCCCACTGTCCGCGAGGAGGACCGGGAGGTCTCCGCCGAGGACGACTGA